Below is a genomic region from Leucoraja erinacea ecotype New England chromosome 23, Leri_hhj_1, whole genome shotgun sequence.
ccgAACATCACGTCAACTCATACAGGAACAGTCGACCTTTgtccgtgttataggaaagatattgttaagttggaaaaggtgcagtgaagatttacgaggatgttgccagggcttgaagacctgttatagggagaggttgagtaggttaggactttattctttggagcgcagaaaaatgatgggtgatcttagtggtatataagatcatgaaaggaatagatagaaTAAATGTACAGtacatttacccagagtagtggaatcaaaaaccagaggacataggtttaaggtgagggggaaagatttaataggaacttgaggggcaactgttttacacaaagggtagaagctatatagaatgagctgtcagagaaggtagttgaggcaagtactatcacaaagtctaaaaaacattcagacaggtacatggatgggataggtgtagatggatatgggccacacgCAGGCACGTAAGACTAGTGTGTTTGaatgggtttgaagaagggtcctgacccgaaaagccacccatcctttttcttcagagatgccgcctgacccgctattactccagtagtttgtgtctatctattgtgTCCACCCCATgtcggtcagtgtgggcaagttgggccgaagggcttgtttccacacattATGACTCTATGAAGTCACCAATACTATAATTGTTGAATTTCACATCGTTCCTGGCTCTGGAATCTAACTAAAAATATTTTGACTTTTATCCAAATACCAGGCTTGGGGAAAAGTCTAGTGTCTCAATTTCTGGAACAAAGATCCTTCATCCATTATGATTCGTCTTCAAGCACTTTGTCAAGGGTCagtctgttttaatttatttaggAAAGCCCTGTGGCGTGGCAAGTAGAGCTACTGCGCACAGTAcccaagacctgggttcaatcccaacttcgGGTCCAGTCTGTTTGCACATTTAGactgtgaccacatgtgtttcctccaggtgctctagtttcttcccatgCCCCaaagtgcaggttggtaggttaattggctgttatatattgcccctagtgtgtagatgagtggtcAAATCTGTGGGGAATTGATGAGTATGTGGGAGAATAAAAACTGGATTGATGAGGATTTAGTGTGAAGGTGACAGCCTCCACCCTGTATATATCTCTCCAAGGACCTTTATTTTGTTGGCCTCGGGTTGGGGTTACTTATCAGAGTGTTCATTCTTTGTTCCTATAAGTCAATGTTCCTGGGTACATAGTTGAATGAGAGGGAGTTGTGGCCCAATTCACAATGAAGAGTCCAGTAACAAATGTAACCTGCCTTCCATTATTCTCTCAAAGGTTGGTCTTCCTGAACAGATTGCCAAGCGCTGTGTGCACCAAGTTGCCTTAGCTCTCGACTACCTTCACAGCAGGAAGCTGGTACACCGTGACATCAAGCCCGAGAACATCCTTATCTTTGACAAGGAGTGCCGCAAGGTTAAACTGTCAGATTTTGGAATGACTCGTCGGGCTGGTACTCCTGTCAAGCGAGTGAGTGGTACCATCCCTTATACTGCCCCGGAACTCTGCGATGCTTCCAAACATGAGGGCTTCTCCGTGGAATACAGCATTGATGTCTGGGCTTTTGGGGTGCTACTCTTCTGCATGCTCACAGGAAACTTCCCCTGGGAGAAAGCCCTGCTCTCAGACTCTTTCTACGATGAGTTTGTAAGATGGCAAAAGCGTCGAGGATCCAACATACCGTCACAATGGAGGAGGTTCACTGACGATGCTCTCCGTATGTTCCGGAAACTTCTGCCCATAGAACCAGAGAGAAGATGCTCAGTCAAGGAGATATTCAGATACCTGAGTTATCGGTGGATGCTGGACACAGATTGTGGCAACAGCATTGGTGACGCAAGCTCTTCCTCCGAAGAAGATCTAGTGGCCAGGATGAAGCAACAGAGCCTGTCCCCTGTGTGCAGTGTTGCAAAGAACACCATCTCTATGGAGACTCCATCATCGCGCTTCACATCCATGACAACATCCAGCTCCCTCTCTTCAAACAGCAGCTACGAGAGGGCATCAAGAGAGAGCAGCAACACCAGGATTCTGGTCACAACACCTATTGAGATCTGCGTCTAGCTTACACTGAAATGTCCAGGATGTGGGTGGTTTTGAGTGTGACAGGATTGTTTTACAGAGTAACAAACTTATCCTTACTGCGAAAATTATTATTTGTTACTTTGGGAGTCAAAGTGATCTATCGGCGAGGGCTCAAACTCCAATTGGGCTTTGATTCAGCCATTGGTTTACAAAGTCTTCACCCTCAGCTCATTCTCACCAGTTGTGACTTACGTTGCTTTGTGTCTTTGGGTCAGGTAGGATGAAGGATGAGACACAGTGGGTGACATCAAGGGATGAACTAGCACATGGGTCCAAAGAAACAGGGCAAGGCTGTTGCAAGGATCTCAACCGattaggatcagtttctgtggaagaATCCTATTTTTCAATTATATATTACAAGCAAATGTCAAGGGCATTGTCCATAGGTATGACAGCTGTTGCTGTTCAAATGGCTTTCCTCCTAAGGGCTTGGTAGTGTTCACCAGAAGGAGTGATCACTCTGCACAAGTCATCTTTAATAACACTCGCCTTTCACTATTGTGAATGTGACTTCCCACATCCAAACACACTAATTTTGGttctgattttttaaatttcaatttaAACTTGTTTTGTACCTGGAAGCTTTGGCCCTCCTTCCCATGCACTGCTATCATGTGAGCTGACAACTTGCTCTGAACATCTTACTGAAGAACCAGTAGTAGACTAACTTTACAACACTGTGGAGTTAATATTCATTCACCAAACCAAGTGGCGTTTAGATCATTGCTAGAATTAGATAGGTCCAGTGATGAGTTAGTTTGGTGCAACAAGCTCAGTGCTGAGAGATATTCTTttataattaaaacaaaatgttataaGTGAGAGCACCAACATCCAAAGCATGCCTTCCCCACCTCTCAACAATCCCTTGCatctcggcatggatgagttggaccaagtGGCGTGTTTCTGTGGTATATGTTCTGTACCTGTCCTTTGAGTGAGTGCGTGCTTGAGAAGGTGGATTAAtatatccattttatttttgagTCGCATGTAAGGCCTGAATGGAAATGATGCATACCTCAGTGTGTTGATTTCTGCTTTAGCACATCCGAAGCAGTAAGGTTTAGGTAATGGTGGCATCAGGTGTGAGTTCCAGCGTCAGTGCCAGCTTCTCCACAGGTTTGTGGGGAGTTTCTCTGAAGAGCCGCTGGAGGTTGAACAAAGCCAGGTTGCAATCCCTCTCAATGTCTCCCATCGGAGTAACCTGCAGCAACCATTTGAAAGGACAATCGATCAACCGGCCAGTGAATGTTTTTTGGAGATTATGATCTGTTCCTATCTCTgaagtagcacagtggcacactgTCCAGTAGAGCTTCAACCTGACTTGCaatgctgtctatgtggtgtttgcacataCTTCTTGTGATTCGTAgcttttctccggttgctccagcTTCCTTCCAGAACCCAAACATGCACATTTTGGCAGAgtagttggcttcagtaaattgccccagagtatacagctgggttgtagaatctggatggagttgatgggaatgtggggagaataaaaactatgattaatgcaggattagtgtaaatgggtggttgatgatcaGCAACAACTTGTTGGGTCAACGGtcagtttctgtgctctatgactatgttgATTTTGATTGATCTTTTGGCAAATATTCTGTTGTCTTTAACTCCCAACCCAAACCCCAGCCCCATCTATATAACAAAGAAACACTAGTTTCTTCCCACTGATTACCATGTTGTGCAGATTACAATCCTTCCGTAGATTTACTGCACTTATAAGAAAACCAACTCTGCGAGGTGATTTCAAACTTGAGGCATGCTGAGCATTCAGGTAGCAGCGTAATGTTCCTGTGGGAGAGGTGCGAGTTATCTAGAAAATTAAAGGAGTGAGATTTATCTAATCCTCTCAATGAAGGTCAAAGACTGCGGGTGATATTAACCCCACCTACCCAGTTGTAAACACTCAACAAATTAAATTGAAGCAGGAATGTAAAATGGAAGATTGCTCATTGGTGGTCTGGGATCTCTTTCTatcttgattgtattaatgtgctGTTCTAGTGGTGGAGTCCAACCATTCATTTGCAGGCAACTGACAAAGTACCATTGGGATTAGTTGGCATTGCCAGTCAGTATCTTCCAATCACACAGTCCTTCCACCAATTGAAGTAATGGCATTGTGTGTCTCAAACATGAAATGTAACAGAAGCTGAGAAAATTAGTTGGATTCCTGGAAGTCTTAATTTTTTCTATTGGGTAGGAATTGAGTTTAACAACCTTAAAAAAATGCTGGCATGAGTAAAAAGCTATTTGCACCTGACGGAGTTCAAGTGTCCAAACTTAGCATTCAGGCAAGAGGTTATCTGTGGCAACCATTTGATCAACTGGCCACTGAACCTTTTGGAGCAATTATGAAGTGTTATCTATTATGTGTATAGTTGTGAGGCTCCTGCTATGCTCTTTCACTTCTGGTCTGAGATGCTGTTCCCTAAAAACATCCAGCCCAAccccctcctctgcactctcaaCCCCCCCTACCCCACACCCTGTCCTTTACCCATCCAcatgtgcaaaaaaaacaaaaaatttaGATTAGGGTTTCTTACAGATTACAATCTTCACTGTGCTTACAAGATAAATGTTTCTAATGTTAACGTGTGTGCAATACGTTCTATTTAACTATTTACCACATATTTAACAAACTTTTACAATGAATTGTCATAGTttttttattaattaaaaaaCTGAAAACATAGGGCTATGAAAAGGGCATCACAGAGCTTTACGTGACGTATTCTGCACCTGTAATAACTCTACAAAGATTCTCGTGTGTTACTCGATTTGGAACTCTGCAAGAAGGAGTTGGGGTTCGGAGCAGTCCAGTGAAGTTTGGTTCATGTGACcttagggtgggtgggtgggtgggaggtgtTGGAGAAgtggtgtgttgggggggggaaggtgtgGCAGGACTACAATCCACTCTTCACTCCTTCATTATTGCCATCATTCAATTTGACCTTAGCCATTGGTGAAAGGCATGGCGGGGACGAGGATCAATGGATGCTGCTCGATATTTAATGAGAATCTTGAAAGGAATAATTTTTGATAGAAAACTTCCAAAGAAGACCAGAGGGTGGAATCAGTAATAAGCCTATTTACAAAGACTATATTTGAACTGGGAATCTTAGTTAACTGATGCCCTGCATTCTTCTAATGACTGGCAGAAGTGCAAAACAACCTAGACTGTCAATGTCCACCTTTTCACTTTAGAAATGCACTTATTGCTTCTTGTAGACAGTGCAACACTCCCATATATAGTATCAAGGACCTCCCTCCATTGACCCAGTCTCCAAGATGTAGTGTGGGCTATTCAGTTGCCAAACCATGTGTTTGAATTTTAGTGCAATGGGTGTGTTTCTATTCAAAATTCTTCAGAGTTTCGTTCCTCAGTGAATGGTGTGTCGTTTAACTGTTTGTGGTTTGTGACAGCAATGCATTCTTTTAGTGTGCAGAGTTTTAGCTCTTAGCTAAAATGTTTCCTGAGCTCTTCTGTGAGCCATACGATCGATTCAATGGTTGCAATGCAATTTGTCTTCCTGTAAGACTTACTTTATAatttgattaaaattaaaataaaacaaccgCCTGCTCAAGCTTCTTTGATGCAACAAATCACCCAAGATTGAGCGCAAAGCACATGAGAGAATTTGAAGAGAAGGTAACAGCTGAGAGAAGATGGAGGGTGCAATCACATTCACTGCATGTGCTATATAAGAGCAGTTGTGTCTTGTGTTTACTTCCAATATTCAAGCAAAGTGAAACATGTACACAACTATGTACTGGCAATCATTGTTTTTAATGATTTGTTCATGGGATGATCATCCTAATCATCCCTGCACAGAGGAAGCAGTAAGGATTGGCGGACCTGGTGTTAACATTAAGGCAGACCAAGTATGAATGCCCGACCCATTCTGAAGGGCATGACCAAATTAGAGGGACCAGAGGATATTATGTAACTAGTGGAAGTAGGCTGCATGATAGACATGGGGAGGGATTACACTTTGTGACCGAAATACAGATAGTTTGCGACATCAACAGCTCATGATGGATCAGAGGCAGCAGAAATAAGCACATTGCATGATAGAATTGTGAGGGTGAACAATATATCAGATACTTACATCATTAACAACATTGACAGATTTTTGGAGATGGAAATATATTAGTTGTTGGTGACACACTGATGTTATATGTCTCTCTAGTCGAGAGACAAAcaatctcaagagtcaagtcaagagtgttttattgtcatatggcccagatagaacaattaaattcttattagcTGAGGACAATGAGGGCAAATTCCTCTTTTAGTATCAAATGTATACGTGCTGTTCAAAATAAAGTTTGAACAtagacattaaagttgaatgagCTACTCTGTGGAGTATGCTACTGCACATCATGAAGTCATGCACATTTCTTTGAAATGATGAACTCCAAGAACTTGTTTGCACAAAAACTAACCCGAGACAAATAGAACAATAGTGGGGTTGATATTCCCAATGAATTTTGGAATGTTGAGAGAAGAAGCCAATTCATCCCATCTTGCCTGCTCTGCAATTCAATTCAGCCATGGACAACATGCTTCACATTTCTTGTAACCTTATCTGAAGATGATCAGCAGACCTCAATCCTGAAATCACCAGCTGATTCCCAACAGTACCAGGTTTTCACCTCCTTTTATGGGAAAAAGTCTCTCAACCACTGAAAGGCTTTTTCTCTAAGTTTAACTTGTATTCTCTCATTCTTGATTGCCACACAAGAGAAAATGATTCCCTGTAAGCACCCGTTTGCTATTTCATTTGTTCACCGATCAATCACTTTCAAGGTTAATGTAACCTGCTCTCCGCATCCTTTTGGTTCCGGCAGCAGTTAACTCCAGCAGATTGATAAAGCAACTTTACTTTTATGGCGCGTGGCCTTACTGATCCCTCTGGGACCATAACAAATAAGAGCATCATGATCAGTAAAAGCTTGAGCAACTTAGCGAGATCACTTCCCTGTTTGTCCTCTAACCGTTACCAACCCCATCTCTCCCTTCCCCGCGTTCCCTCAGCAGACCCACATCAGTCTATGTCCACTCCAGTAAAACATCTCCCTCACCACTCTACCCTTCCACATTTAAATTCCCAGCTGTTAGCCTCTGGACCACAACATGTGGGTATTTCTCCTGAAAACTATTGATCTTCAAAATCATCACACCTCTCTTCTAGTTTGAATAGACTTATCTTCATTAAGAatatcactctctctctttctctctctcaatgTAGCGAGTTCACTGATGACCTTCCCGTCAGATTCTATTCCCTTCAATTCATTGGCAGGTTTACTTCACCTCCTTAATTTCCCTTTGAAGTTGGAGGCAAGGTCTTTGTGAGGGAAGTTCACCTCCACATGTGGTAACATGCTAGAAAAATTCCAGAAGCTTTTTTAAAAACAACCAAATTGCTAtaatttgagtttgacttgtggGCTAGAGGAGAAAAGGATTGCACATTCCTTCCCTTGAGCCTTATGGTTCTTTAGTGACATTTTCAAAGCTTCATGGCCAACCTCAGTAATGCTAGATATTCCTTGTTTCCATGGTTTGATTTCATTGCTCTGGAACACAAATCTTCTCTCCGAATTACTAGTCCAATAACAATCATAATGTTGCTGTCCCTACACACTGGTAAACCCTTCGTTTTacctttttaattaaaaaaattgttcCCTTTCCCACTCAACGTAAATTTGTGCTCATCCAAAACTCTGCTACtctttttaatattaatttttcaaGCTGGATTTTATTGCCCAATCCAAGCAGTCATTGAGATTGTGTtggagagccacctccttgaactgctgcagtccttctCATGAAGGTGCTTCCATCATGTTATTGGGTAGGgcattccaggatttagacccagagaTAATGACGGAACGTGATATATTTTTTCAAGTAAGACTGCCGTGAAAATTTAAGAGGAATATGCAGACAATGGTGTTTTCATCTCACTTCTATTCATGCCTCTTTTGGTAGGAGAGGTCATGGGTTTGTGAGACAACTGTCGGAGTATCCCAGGTAACAGCCTGCATTCCTTctcctttttgtgtccatcttgttacaaatgtcgaCCTCGCTgttatcgtccgtcctgaaaaggacgcaagcttccgaagACAATCAGtagaagccatcacttgttgcaatagatgatggtggtagcagaattagcacaggatacttccagtttccagccccgcgacgtggacgcttctgctatggggccacagCCTGCATTGCATTCTATAGACAATATACTcaacagtcactctgcacaagTAGTGGAGGGAATTAATGTTTTGGCAACATGTCATGAAAGAAGatgctttgtcctggatggtcatagagtcatacagcatggaaacaggccctttggcccaactcatcaatgcagactgagatgcccatctaagctcatcCAATTTGCTTACGTTTAAGCCCAAAtgctgttgtacctgcctcagctacttctGGTAGCCCATACCATTtactcaccatcctttgtgtgacaaAGATTCTCTTAGGCTCCCAATTAAATAGTTTTAAATTGAAACAATGCCCTCTAGCTCCTaaatgtaaatatcaccaataatctATCCTGGACTAACTACATTGAGGCTACGGCCAAAAAAGCATACTTCCTATTTCCTCAAAAACTAGGGAGGTTCGGCACGTCCCCACCAACTGTCACTAACCTCTGCAGATGAACCGAGCGAGCATACAATCGAGTTGCATCCCAACTAGGTTTGGGATCAGATCGTCCCACGATGTAATAAATTGTAGAACTttgtggatgtagtccagtccatcaaaCATACCAGACGCCATGCCTCGGGAAACCAGCCAACAtaattgtggacatttttcaccatggtcattcccttttctcccctcccccatcaggcagaaTATACAAAAGCTTAAAAGTACGTACAtaccaccagacacaggaacagctttttcctctCAGTTATCAGGTTACTGAATGGTCCCAACCTTCAAACCTATCTTCATTGCTGATGCTGGACTTTTTGTCTTTAACTGTGATGCTATAATGCCGtatcattataaccatataaccatataacaatacagcacggaaacaggccatctcggccctacaagtccgtgccgaacaactttttttcccttagtcccacctgcctgcactcataccataaccctccattcccttctcatccatatgcctatccaatttatttttaaatgataccaacgaacctgcctccaccatttccactggaagctcattccacaccgctaccactctcttagtaaagaagttccccctcatgttacccctaaacttctgtcccttaattctgaagtaatgtcctcttctttgaatcttccctattctcaaagggaaaagcttgtccacatcaactctgtctatccctctcatcattttaaagacctctatcaagtccccccttaaccttctgcgctccagagaataaagacctaacttattcaacctatccctgtaacttagttgttgaaacccaggcaacattctagtaaatctcctctgtactctatctattttgttgacatccttcctataattgggcgacgaaaattgtacaacatactccagatttggtctcaccaatgccttgtacaattttaacat
It encodes:
- the LOC129708400 gene encoding serine/threonine-protein kinase SBK1-like; amino-acid sequence: MNSSLMTRGTSDVLEELQLLTAQNLERLEVNKYYEVIRELGKGTYGKVDLVIHKVRGTKMALKFLRKKTTKLKSFLREYSISLYLSASPFIIDMFGIAFETDEYYVFAQEYATAGDLFDIIPPQVGLPEQIAKRCVHQVALALDYLHSRKLVHRDIKPENILIFDKECRKVKLSDFGMTRRAGTPVKRVSGTIPYTAPELCDASKHEGFSVEYSIDVWAFGVLLFCMLTGNFPWEKALLSDSFYDEFVRWQKRRGSNIPSQWRRFTDDALRMFRKLLPIEPERRCSVKEIFRYLSYRWMLDTDCGNSIGDASSSSEEDLVARMKQQSLSPVCSVAKNTISMETPSSRFTSMTTSSSLSSNSSYERASRESSNTRILVTTPIEICV